The genomic DNA GATATTCGGTGGTGGGCTTTGAATGCCGAAAGCTCTCCGTCCATGACGTTGATTAGGAAGCGGCAGACGGAGCGTCCGTCGTCGGTGGACTCCTGGATCTTCTTTGCGAGGGCACGGTTGAACTCGGAGTCGTCTGAGGAGTTGGAGTCTGTGCTGCGGTGGGACGGCTCGGTCGGGTTGTCGACGATGAATTCGGCCGCCTCGTCCCAGCCGTACTTTCTGAGAAGTCTGGCGGCGTCGAGCCTGTGGCAGATCTTGAAGTCGTCGCGTTCGCCATTCATGACCTCTATGAGGAAGTCTATGATGGTGTCGCCGTTGTCTGTTCTGGCCTGGATTCTCTGTGCTAGGTTCATGGGGTGTTGGTATTCGGCTAATAGAATGTATGTTCTTAACCAAGGATAGTAGGTTAGCAGAACCGGGTCAAGGTCAGTTTGGTGAGGTCGCTCACGTACTGCCTGAACCGGAGGGCACGTGATGGTTCTCCCTGCTCCTTTTCCTGATGCGCATTAGCTGTCTTGCCAGGAATAGAAGACCGCCGACTAGCACGATGCTGAGATACGTAATCGACCTGTCGGTTATGGTGGCCGCGACCGCGTCGGGTCGACTCAGCTCCAGCAGGAAGAGTCCCGTAACTCCGGGTTCAACGGCGCCCACGCCACCCGGAGTGGGAACAGTGCTCAGGATCGCGTGTCCGAGGGCGACGACGGGAATCAATGCGAGTCCTGCGTCGATGTCCAGTGCCTGCAGAACGAGGTACAGCCTGGCCATCTCGAGCAGCCATCCGATAACTCCGAGTGACAGCACTGTGGGCAACAGGTCGAGACTGCCCAGGGTTCCCTGGTGGAACCGGTCGTAAGCCTCTTCGAGCCTCGCCGGAAGGAGCCGGGCAAGCCGTGTTCCGTAGAATCGCATTGCGACGACGACCAGTAAGATCAGCACGGTCATGGCCGGTGCAGCGAAGACGATGTACCAGGAGATGGCAAGGCCGCTGGTGGCGGTAAACAGCAGCACGCTCACAACGATCAGTACGGCGACGGTGACCATGTCGAGGAGTCTCTCTGCGAGAAGGGTGCCGAGGCTCCACGAGAAAGAGGAGCCGGAGTCTTCCGAATAGGCGTACGCCCTGTATGCGTCGCCAAGTCGGAGCCAGGCGACAGAGTTGACGAACCAGCCGATGATGATAAGCACGGACGTTGAGGCTGTTGAGGGCAGCTTCGTCAGTTCCGGTCGGCGCGATTCGGCGTTGCGGGCGAGAATCCGCCACCTTGCCCCTCTGAACGCGAAACTGATGTAGTAGGCGATGATTGCAAGACCGTACAGCCAGGGGTTGATGGACCGGATGCTCTGCCATGCCTGGCCCCATTCGAGATCGAACCTCGCAACCAGAAGTCCGATCAGCGCGATTGCTACTCCATAGGAGAGCAGCGTGGGCCACGAGAAAACACGTCGCCTGATCGACTGGGGACGCTGTGAATTGGGCGGAGGCATCTCTTCTGGTTAGCGGTCCTCTCTGGAAGGGCTTAAATTCGTCACTGGTTGGAGAGCGGACGCTTGGATGGTATGCCCGAACGCCGTGGGTATCTTTCAGGGGTCAGGTCTACCTTGGCGATTACAAGCAGCAATCGCGAGGACTCGGAGTCGTCCAGGTCAAACTTGAAGGGTTCTCTGACTTCGCCTCCGAGAGTATGTATGGCGTGGCGGGCCTCTTCTATCTCGTCAGCCGCGGTCGATGTCTTGTGGACCGCCACAAAGCCGCCGGGACGGCAGAAGGGCAAGGTCAGCTCGGCAAGTACGGACATTGGCGCCACTGCACGTGAGACGACAAGGTCGAACTGCTCGCGCAGTTCAGGCAGGCGGGCAAGCTCCTCCGCGCGTCCATGACGCGCTTCCAGGCCTGACAGCGACAGTGTGTCGACCACATGACGCAGGAACTGCACCTTCTTGCCTGTGGCATCCAACAGCGTGCCCGTCATGCATGGAAATGCAATCTTCATTGGGATGCCGGGAAGCCCGGCCCCGCTTCCGACATCGATGAACCGGCACACTTCCAGTTTGTTGGCCTCTATAACGGTTGAGAGTGACAGCGAGTCAAGAAAGTGTCGGCGCTGCACCTGCTCCCAGCCGGTCACAGCCGTCAGGTTCATCCTGGAGTTCCATTCCAGCAGGGTGTGGTAGTACCGCTGAAACATGCAGACCTGAGACTGCTCAATAACCAGACCCAAATCGGCCGCACCCCGTCGGAGGGTTTGGGCATCTAACCGTGTAACAGGCGGATCGGTATTCAATGAGTCCAGGTCGCTAACCGAATTGGGCATCGACGCGTTGTATGACGGTAAGAACCGTCCAACAGGATAAATCAAGGCAATTAGAACAGACGGAAGATGCTCACGCCAAGTGACGGAAATTGCCTCCACACTGTACCGTTCTGAGACAGGAATGCAATCTAGGACTCTCACTCAAGCGTAATGGAAGGTGAGCGGCCACTCTGGGGCCCGCTCTCATGGTGTCAGCCATGGATTACGAAAATGCGGACGACCGGCAGCTGATAGAGGGGATCTGCCTGCGAGATCGGGCAGCCCTCGAAGCGCTGTACACGAAATACTCGGGCCCGGTGTACTCTCTTGCCATGCATATGCTGAGAGACGCCGGAGCGGCTGAAGAGGTGGCGCAGGACACCTTCTTCAATATATGGAGGAGGGCGAACAGCTACAAGGCTCCTCGCGGGAGCGTTACGAGCTGGCTCTTCAGCATCGCACACAACCGTACAATTGACGAACTGCGTAAGCGCAAGAGAGACTACAATAGGATTCGACATGGCGTGGACCTCTCCAACAGGCCAACCGAATCGCGGGGGGACGACCCCACTGAATACGCGATGGCCCAGTTCGAGGGAAGCCGCCTCAAGGACGCGCTTACCACACTCAGGCCAGAACAGCGAGAAGTTGTGGTTCTCGCTTACTTCGGAGGGCTGACTCATTCGGAGATATCAAAACATCTCGATCAGCCACTTGGTACTGTCAAGACCAGGATGCGGCTGGCGATAAAGAAGCTCAGAGATGTCCTGGAACCGCAGATCCGAGAGTCAGCCGAGCAGTTATTCCGGTCTTACCTGCTAGGAGAGCTCGACGAATCTCAGGCGTCCCGCGTTGAGACACACGTTGAATCCTGCGCATCCTGCGGCCTTCTACTCGAGGGCGATGGCGAGACACTGGCCAGACTTGCCCACTCAGTTCCCCAGACAACAGCGCCATCCCATGTGAAGGACCGCCTTTTCGGTCTCATTGAGTCCGAGGCAGAGTCATCCCGCCCACTCGATCGGCTTGTCGAGAGCTGGTCCCTTTACGCTGAAGATGTCCTCAGGAGTCTGTCAGTCCAATCTGGCAAGCTGGGGTTGGCAGGCCTGGCAATAGCCTTAATCCTTGGTGGCGTGTGGTTCTACGACAGGCTGAACGAGATTTCCCCTGAACAACCGGCGACGGTCCTCGAGGGCGATGAATTGTCCTCTCGCCATGAGGCTTTGTTGATGTCTTCGTCGCCCGGCGCATCCGTGAATATGCTACGTGGGACTGGTCCCGGCGAGTCGGCTCGCGGCCTGCTGGTGGCGTCTCGCACGTCTGACAGGGCCCTCCTCCTGGTGGTCGATCTACCCCCTCTCCCGCGTGGAATGGTGTACCAGGTCTGGCTGATCAAAGGCAGCCTGATGCACAGTGCCGGGTGGTTCACGGTAGACTCGACTGGATACGGTCAGACTGTTATTATACCCGTGGCTCCTTTCTGGGAGTTCGATGCCGCAGGCATAACTATCGAACCCAGAGGGGGCAGCATAGACCCTACCGGCGTGAGTGTCCTGAGCGGCGAACTTTAGAATTTGTCTTAAAAGATCGTCAAACAGGCCCTATGCTAGGCTTGCGCCTTATGGTAGGGTATCACGGTGCGAAACAGATCGAGTTTATCCAACGATCACCTAGTCATTATCCTCAAATCCGAAGGAGGGGAGTCACTCAGTATGCCCAGGTCTAAATTCTTACTAGTCTTGGCTCTCTTGCTGCTGCTGTCTATACCCGCAACCGCAGTCCTGTCCGATGGACACGGACTTGGAGAGGGCACTGCGACAGTGCTTGACGATGCCGGCATGAGCGACGGCCTTGAAGTCAGCTTGGCGGGAGCATCGGCTCCCGACGAGGGCAAAGAGTACGCCGTATGGCTCGCTAACGATGATCAGTCTGCCTTCCTGCGGGTCGGCACGCTTGACGTAGGCGAAGACGGCAGCGCGAGCCTCACGTTCGATAGCAGTTCCGCTGGCTACACAGGGGAGAACCTGATCGCGACCTACAGTGGTTTTGCAATTTCAGAAGAAGATGCAGGATCCTCGCCTTCCGGTCCTACCGGACAGGGTGCGGCCTCCGACGTTCTGGAGGGCGACACGCTCGACCAGGCGCGAGCCTTGGTCATGGCTATGGCCGACCTCAGGACCCAATTGAAAGCTGCCTCCATGAACGCCGGCATGGCTGCGGAGGCTGAGTCTCTTGAAGATGTAATGAGCTATGTCGAGATGACCGCTGAGGGTCTTGACGGAGCGATTGAACAGGCAGCAGCGGCCAGCGCCGCCGCCGCCGCTTTTGGGGCCACTGGTGAAGAGGGCTCAGGTCGCTCGGTTCACGCTGCGCTGGCGCAGACGACCGCAGAAAACGCCAAGACGTACGCCATGATGGCGCGTGACGCAGCCCAGGCTGCGCTCGACCAGGACGACGTCGCTCTGGCGAAGATCTTCGTCGGCCCGGGCGGTAGCTCAGTCGTAAGTCTTTCCTCCGCCGCATTGAGCGGATTCGACGCCAACGGCAACACGACGCTTGAGGGGAATGAAGGCGGAGCCATGCAGGCTTATCGCCATGCCCAGCAGGCAGTCGCATGGAGTCCCAGGGCAGGCGGTCTGCCAGTTCTGGCGACACCGACTCCTGTAGCCACGGCTACGCCGATCCCGCCGCCGCAACCCACAGCGCCAGGCCTGCCGGGCGTCGGTGGTGACACCGTCTCGCCAGTGGTACTGATGGCCATTGCTGCGGCCGCCGGACTGCTAGTGATTGGTGGCACGATGTCCATCAGGAACAGGACGCGCCGGGTGCGCATCAAGTCGTAGAGACGACTGAAATCAGCTAAACAACAGGATGCCCCGTCAAGTGCGGGGCATCTTGCTTTCACCAACAATGGCGAGGCGCCATGTCCATAAGTGTCGAAATCAGGTGCGATCTCTGTGGGACAGAGATGGTCGCCATTCACTGCAAACTGCGATGTCCGCAGTGTGGGTACACGAGAGACTGCTCAGACCCGTAGTCAGGTCGCAATGAAGGGTTAGCTCAGAGGTGTGCTGCGAGCGGAGAGCTTAGCCGCCTATGTGGTACATCTCCACCTTTTTGCGCGGCTCGTCCGTGAACATGGTCCTGATCTCAGAGTAACGGTCGTCCCTGCCGGTCCATACACCTCGGACGATCTCCTCGATCTCCTCATCAGTGGCATCGGAGCGCAGGGGCGTCCGCAGGTCGGTGCCCGACGTCGCGAACAGGCAGGTCACGAACTGACCCTCCGGGGAGAGCCTCATCCTGGTGCAGTCACCGCAGAACGGCTTGGTCACTGAGGCGATGACGCCGATTTCGCCAGTACCGTCTGCGAACCTGAACCGGTTCGCCACTTCACCGGTGTAGTTGGCAGACATCGGCTCCAGCGGCATCTCCGCGCTGATCCGGGCCACGATCTCATCGGCTGGGACGACGTCGTCCATCTTCCAGCCGTTCAGGGTGCCCACGTCCATGTACTCGATGAAGCGGACTATGTGACCGTGTTCCCTGGCAAACCTCGCGAGATCCACGATGGTGTGATCGTTTACACCACGCTGGACGACTGCGTTGATCTTGATCGGGCTGAAGCCAACCTCATCGGCGGCGGCAATCCCCTCCAGCACTCGCTCGGTGCCGAAGTTGCGGCCGTTCATCTTACGGAACACTTCATCGTCCAGCGAGTCCAGGCTGATGGTGATGCGGCGCAGGCCAGCGTCCCACAGCTTCTGAGCGAACTGAGGGAGCAGGTAAGCGTTGGTGGTCATCGCCAGATCGTCAACGCCGGGGAGCGCTGCCAGCATGGCTATGAGCTGGTCCACATCCGCCCGCACCAGGGGCTCACCGCCGGTGACCCTGACCTTAGTCACTCCGAGTTTGACGAGAATGCCGGTCAGCCGGGTAATCTCCTCGAAAGTTAGAAGCGACTCCCTGGGCAGGAACTGGTAACGCTCGCCGTAGATCTCGGCAGGCATGCAGTATGGGCATCGGAAGTTGCACCTGTCCGTTACGGAGATGCGAAGATCTCTTATGGGCCTTCGGAATCGGTCCAGGACAGGTGGGTTGGTTCCCTCTGGGGGTGTAGTAGTCATTTCAACTCATTATACCTGTTTTAGGCGTGCAAGCAGGTGCCGCTTGC from Dehalococcoidia bacterium includes the following:
- a CDS encoding flippase-like domain-containing protein encodes the protein MPPPNSQRPQSIRRRVFSWPTLLSYGVAIALIGLLVARFDLEWGQAWQSIRSINPWLYGLAIIAYYISFAFRGARWRILARNAESRRPELTKLPSTASTSVLIIIGWFVNSVAWLRLGDAYRAYAYSEDSGSSFSWSLGTLLAERLLDMVTVAVLIVVSVLLFTATSGLAISWYIVFAAPAMTVLILLVVVAMRFYGTRLARLLPARLEEAYDRFHQGTLGSLDLLPTVLSLGVIGWLLEMARLYLVLQALDIDAGLALIPVVALGHAILSTVPTPGGVGAVEPGVTGLFLLELSRPDAVAATITDRSITYLSIVLVGGLLFLARQLMRIRKRSRENHHVPSGSGST
- the rsmG gene encoding 16S rRNA (guanine(527)-N(7))-methyltransferase RsmG, giving the protein MGLVIEQSQVCMFQRYYHTLLEWNSRMNLTAVTGWEQVQRRHFLDSLSLSTVIEANKLEVCRFIDVGSGAGLPGIPMKIAFPCMTGTLLDATGKKVQFLRHVVDTLSLSGLEARHGRAEELARLPELREQFDLVVSRAVAPMSVLAELTLPFCRPGGFVAVHKTSTAADEIEEARHAIHTLGGEVREPFKFDLDDSESSRLLLVIAKVDLTPERYPRRSGIPSKRPLSNQ
- a CDS encoding sigma-70 family RNA polymerase sigma factor, which codes for MDYENADDRQLIEGICLRDRAALEALYTKYSGPVYSLAMHMLRDAGAAEEVAQDTFFNIWRRANSYKAPRGSVTSWLFSIAHNRTIDELRKRKRDYNRIRHGVDLSNRPTESRGDDPTEYAMAQFEGSRLKDALTTLRPEQREVVVLAYFGGLTHSEISKHLDQPLGTVKTRMRLAIKKLRDVLEPQIRESAEQLFRSYLLGELDESQASRVETHVESCASCGLLLEGDGETLARLAHSVPQTTAPSHVKDRLFGLIESEAESSRPLDRLVESWSLYAEDVLRSLSVQSGKLGLAGLAIALILGGVWFYDRLNEISPEQPATVLEGDELSSRHEALLMSSSPGASVNMLRGTGPGESARGLLVASRTSDRALLLVVDLPPLPRGMVYQVWLIKGSLMHSAGWFTVDSTGYGQTVIIPVAPFWEFDAAGITIEPRGGSIDPTGVSVLSGEL
- the moaA gene encoding GTP 3',8-cyclase MoaA; the encoded protein is MTTTPPEGTNPPVLDRFRRPIRDLRISVTDRCNFRCPYCMPAEIYGERYQFLPRESLLTFEEITRLTGILVKLGVTKVRVTGGEPLVRADVDQLIAMLAALPGVDDLAMTTNAYLLPQFAQKLWDAGLRRITISLDSLDDEVFRKMNGRNFGTERVLEGIAAADEVGFSPIKINAVVQRGVNDHTIVDLARFAREHGHIVRFIEYMDVGTLNGWKMDDVVPADEIVARISAEMPLEPMSANYTGEVANRFRFADGTGEIGVIASVTKPFCGDCTRMRLSPEGQFVTCLFATSGTDLRTPLRSDATDEEIEEIVRGVWTGRDDRYSEIRTMFTDEPRKKVEMYHIGG